The following proteins are encoded in a genomic region of Lujinxingia vulgaris:
- the murB gene encoding UDP-N-acetylmuramate dehydrogenase yields the protein MERFASEARQSSVSADEPLYRRSSLRIGGAARRFVEVGSLEDAMLLLAAVGPDWRRLVWVGLGSNTLFPDEGIDGVVVRMSGELATWQLDASRATVGAGAVNAHLVRGLLREGWVGAEFLSLIPGTFGGAVALNAGTRERELSEVLESCTLARVDEEKGAWHVGTYPASELKLSYRHAGLSDGDVVLSGVLKVERGDVEEAKSRVRQDKERRNRTQPYRLASVGSTFANPQGDFAGRLIEAVGLKGHRVGGAQISELHANFFINAGDATAADFIALMALARHRVREEFGVELRPEVRFVGFDGWAQLIEQEKSLR from the coding sequence CTGGAGCGTTTTGCCAGCGAGGCTCGCCAGAGCAGCGTGAGCGCCGACGAGCCTCTTTATCGTCGCTCGTCGTTGCGCATCGGTGGCGCGGCCAGGCGTTTCGTAGAGGTGGGTTCTCTCGAAGATGCGATGCTCTTGCTTGCGGCGGTCGGGCCTGACTGGCGCCGCCTGGTCTGGGTCGGGCTCGGAAGTAACACGCTCTTTCCCGACGAGGGCATCGACGGCGTTGTGGTTCGCATGAGCGGAGAGCTGGCCACCTGGCAGCTTGACGCTTCGAGGGCAACGGTCGGAGCCGGCGCGGTGAACGCGCACCTTGTGCGTGGATTGCTGCGCGAGGGTTGGGTAGGCGCGGAGTTTCTCTCGCTTATCCCGGGCACCTTCGGCGGTGCCGTCGCGCTGAATGCAGGCACCCGCGAGCGTGAGCTCTCGGAAGTGCTGGAGAGCTGCACGCTGGCTCGCGTCGACGAAGAAAAGGGCGCCTGGCACGTGGGAACGTACCCGGCCTCCGAGTTGAAGTTGAGCTACCGCCATGCCGGTCTAAGCGACGGCGATGTGGTGCTCAGCGGAGTGTTAAAGGTGGAGCGCGGCGACGTCGAAGAGGCGAAGTCGCGGGTGCGGCAAGACAAGGAACGTCGCAATCGCACCCAGCCCTACCGCCTGGCCAGCGTCGGCAGCACCTTTGCGAACCCGCAGGGTGATTTTGCCGGCCGCCTTATCGAGGCCGTCGGGCTTAAGGGACACCGCGTTGGCGGAGCGCAGATCAGTGAGCTGCACGCCAACTTCTTTATCAACGCCGGTGACGCAACGGCGGCCGACTTCATCGCCCTGATGGCGTTGGCCCGACACCGGGTACGAGAAGAGTTTGGAGTGGAGCTTCGCCCGGAGGTCCGCTTCGTCGGGTTTGACGGGTGGGCGCAACTTATCGAGCAGGAAAAATCGCTAAGGTGA
- the ftsZ gene encoding cell division protein FtsZ has protein sequence MLEFDDADVSNAANIKVIGVGGGGGNAINTMITEGISSVEFIAANTDLQALETNLATVKIQLGGALTKGLGAGANPDVGRNSALEDQTRIAEALKGADMVFVTAGMGGGTGTGAAPIIASIAREQGALTVGVVTKPFQFEGRRRRRSADEGIRNLASAVDTLITIPNQRLLAIAGEQTTILEAFKKADEVLLHAVQGISDLITVRGLVNVDFADVRTIMTGKGLALMGTGRASGPTRALEAAEMAISSPLLEDVSIEGATGILVNITGGVDMTLTEINDAMMLIEQASHEDANIIFGNVIEEDMRDELMVTVIATGFDKPRAESSDFSEMSRRRESTTRQSAPVAAAPRQAEPPRAPAPVEEEEVVESVPAQRGAPAYQSSPRYDRGAQDSVTERRASFLRSNTGSHAVPGGLSATEEEEIDTPTFLRNSRRRNDS, from the coding sequence ATGCTCGAGTTCGATGACGCCGATGTCTCAAACGCGGCAAATATTAAAGTGATCGGCGTGGGTGGGGGAGGTGGCAACGCCATCAACACGATGATCACCGAGGGGATCTCCAGCGTGGAGTTCATCGCGGCCAACACTGACCTGCAGGCGTTGGAGACCAACCTCGCCACGGTCAAAATTCAGCTTGGCGGCGCGCTGACCAAAGGGCTTGGCGCCGGCGCCAACCCGGACGTCGGTCGCAACTCGGCGCTCGAAGACCAGACCCGCATCGCCGAGGCGCTCAAGGGCGCCGATATGGTCTTTGTGACCGCCGGGATGGGCGGTGGCACGGGTACCGGTGCGGCGCCGATCATCGCGAGCATCGCCCGCGAGCAGGGCGCGCTGACGGTCGGCGTGGTCACCAAGCCCTTCCAGTTCGAAGGGCGCCGCCGCCGTCGCTCCGCCGATGAGGGCATCCGCAACCTGGCCAGCGCGGTCGATACGCTGATCACGATCCCTAACCAGCGCCTGCTGGCGATCGCCGGCGAGCAGACCACGATCCTGGAAGCCTTCAAGAAGGCCGATGAGGTGCTGCTGCATGCGGTTCAGGGGATCTCCGATCTCATTACCGTGCGTGGTCTGGTCAACGTCGACTTTGCCGACGTGCGTACGATCATGACCGGCAAGGGGCTGGCGCTGATGGGCACCGGACGCGCCTCCGGCCCGACCCGCGCCCTGGAAGCCGCCGAGATGGCGATCTCCTCGCCGCTGCTCGAAGATGTCTCGATAGAGGGCGCCACCGGCATCCTCGTCAACATCACCGGCGGCGTCGACATGACGCTCACCGAGATCAACGACGCGATGATGCTCATCGAGCAGGCCTCGCACGAAGACGCCAACATCATCTTCGGTAACGTCATCGAAGAAGATATGCGCGATGAGCTGATGGTGACCGTCATCGCTACGGGCTTTGATAAGCCGCGGGCCGAGAGCTCGGACTTCAGCGAGATGAGCCGTCGTCGCGAGTCGACCACGCGTCAGTCGGCCCCGGTGGCCGCTGCTCCCCGTCAGGCTGAGCCGCCCCGTGCGCCGGCCCCCGTGGAGGAAGAAGAGGTGGTTGAGAGCGTGCCTGCGCAGCGCGGCGCGCCCGCCTACCAGAGCAGCCCGCGTTACGATCGCGGCGCGCAGGACTCGGTTACCGAACGTCGCGCGTCCTTCCTGCGCTCGAACACCGGCAGCCATGCGGTTCCCGGCGGGTTGAGCGCCACGGAAGAGGAAGAGATCGATACGCCGACCTTCCTTCGCAACTCGCGTCGCCGCAACGACTCCTGA
- the ftsA gene encoding cell division protein FtsA, whose amino-acid sequence MANRRNGEIVVGLDIGTTKIACIIGEVTPEGIDVIGIGSHPSKGMRKGVVINIDATINSIKKAVEEAELMAGCEVNTVHAGIAGGHVLGFNSHGIVAIKDKEVKGGDLDRVVDAARAVAIPMDRQLLHVIPQEYIIDEQDGIKEPLGMTGVRLEAKVHIVTASVTSVQNIVKCANACGLNVADIVLEQLASSEAVLGSDEKELGVAVVDIGGGTTDIAIYSQGSLVHTAVLSVGGNHLTNDIAVGLRTPMAEAERIKQRYGCAMTGKVSAEETIEVPSVGGRPPRILSRQILSEIIEPRVEEIFAYVAREIKESGCEDLISGGVVITGGTTLLECMPELAEEVLGLPVRRGVPRNIGGLVDVVRNPKFATGVGLVQHGAKAPERLPFGDNNGNLYQRLTTRMREWLAEMF is encoded by the coding sequence ATGGCGAATCGACGAAATGGTGAGATTGTTGTTGGGCTTGATATCGGGACGACCAAGATCGCCTGCATCATCGGCGAGGTGACTCCCGAGGGGATCGATGTCATCGGGATCGGCTCGCACCCCTCCAAGGGGATGCGAAAAGGCGTGGTCATCAACATCGACGCCACGATCAACTCGATCAAGAAGGCCGTGGAAGAGGCCGAGCTGATGGCCGGCTGCGAGGTGAACACGGTGCACGCCGGCATCGCCGGGGGCCACGTGTTGGGCTTTAACTCCCACGGCATCGTGGCGATCAAAGACAAAGAGGTAAAAGGCGGCGACCTCGATCGCGTGGTCGATGCGGCCCGCGCGGTGGCCATCCCGATGGATCGTCAGCTCCTGCACGTGATCCCGCAGGAGTACATCATCGACGAGCAGGACGGCATCAAGGAGCCGCTGGGCATGACCGGCGTGCGCCTGGAGGCCAAGGTCCACATTGTGACCGCCTCGGTGACCAGCGTTCAGAACATCGTCAAATGCGCCAACGCCTGCGGTCTCAATGTGGCCGACATCGTGCTGGAGCAGCTCGCCAGCAGCGAGGCGGTGCTCGGCTCCGATGAGAAAGAGCTCGGCGTGGCCGTGGTCGACATCGGCGGGGGCACCACCGACATCGCCATCTACAGCCAGGGCAGCCTCGTGCACACCGCGGTGCTCTCGGTGGGCGGCAACCACCTGACCAACGATATCGCCGTGGGCCTTCGCACCCCGATGGCCGAAGCCGAGCGCATCAAGCAGCGTTACGGCTGCGCGATGACCGGCAAGGTCAGCGCCGAAGAGACCATCGAGGTGCCCTCGGTGGGCGGGCGTCCCCCGCGGATCTTGAGCCGCCAGATCCTCAGCGAGATCATCGAGCCGCGCGTCGAAGAGATCTTTGCCTATGTGGCCCGCGAGATCAAAGAGTCGGGCTGTGAGGATCTTATCTCCGGCGGGGTCGTGATCACCGGCGGCACCACGCTGCTGGAGTGCATGCCGGAGCTCGCCGAGGAGGTCCTCGGGCTGCCGGTGCGACGCGGTGTGCCGCGCAACATCGGCGGGCTGGTCGACGTGGTGCGAAACCCGAAGTTCGCCACCGGTGTGGGCCTTGTGCAGCACGGCGCCAAGGCCCCCGAGCGGCTGCCCTTCGGCGATAACAACGGCAACCTCTACCAGCGCCTCACCACCCGCATGCGCGAGTGGCTCGCCGAGATGTTCTAA
- a CDS encoding D-alanine--D-alanine ligase: MFSELDVTTFRGKPVGVITGGDSPEREISLKTGAAFEQALRARGYEVTVYDLATDVARLVGDKPAAVIIGSHGGLGENGSLQGLLECVGIPYTGSGVLASALAMDKARAREAVADVGVPVARGLALRMGDIGKSDAREIVSRIENAGLQLPIVVKLNDAGSSFGVAICNTSEELQAAVSDLRTHLSDDPASALLVEDYIEGPEYTVGFFGEVCLGAIEITAAKTFYDYEAKYQSQQTRYDALEAGPLHARLEELGRLAYHALGCRGVARVDFKGDVTTSQGRFLEVNTIPGMTATSLVPKMAAAQGVSFEALVELMLSGARLDRRR, encoded by the coding sequence ATGTTCAGCGAGCTTGATGTCACAACATTTCGGGGAAAGCCCGTCGGTGTCATTACCGGCGGCGACTCGCCAGAGCGCGAGATCAGCCTGAAGACCGGCGCTGCGTTTGAGCAGGCGCTGCGCGCTCGCGGCTACGAGGTCACCGTCTACGATCTGGCCACCGACGTGGCGCGTCTGGTGGGCGATAAGCCGGCAGCCGTGATCATCGGAAGCCACGGGGGGCTTGGCGAAAACGGCTCTCTGCAGGGTCTGTTGGAGTGCGTGGGGATTCCCTACACCGGAAGTGGGGTGCTGGCCTCGGCGTTGGCGATGGACAAGGCACGGGCCCGCGAGGCGGTTGCGGATGTGGGTGTGCCGGTCGCACGCGGCCTGGCGCTTCGCATGGGTGACATCGGCAAAAGCGATGCACGGGAGATCGTAAGCCGCATCGAAAATGCAGGGCTGCAACTTCCGATTGTCGTCAAACTCAATGACGCCGGCAGCAGCTTCGGCGTGGCCATCTGCAACACCTCGGAGGAGCTGCAGGCGGCGGTCAGCGATCTTCGCACCCACCTCAGCGATGATCCGGCCTCGGCGCTTCTGGTCGAAGACTATATCGAAGGCCCCGAGTACACCGTGGGCTTCTTTGGTGAGGTGTGTCTGGGCGCCATTGAGATCACCGCCGCGAAGACCTTTTACGATTACGAAGCCAAGTACCAGAGCCAGCAGACGCGCTATGACGCGCTGGAAGCGGGGCCGCTGCACGCGCGCCTCGAAGAGCTCGGGCGCCTGGCGTATCACGCGCTGGGGTGCCGGGGCGTGGCTCGCGTGGACTTCAAAGGGGATGTGACCACCTCCCAGGGACGTTTTCTGGAGGTCAACACCATCCCGGGGATGACTGCCACAAGCCTCGTGCCCAAGATGGCCGCGGCTCAGGGTGTGTCTTTTGAAGCGCTTGTGGAGTTGATGCTCTCCGGCGCAAGACTCGATCGCCGTCGCTAG
- the ftsW gene encoding putative lipid II flippase FtsW: MSSDLLSNLTRRASGESRDSVAGHSERRWDIWLLFFVGALVTYGLVMLYSASAVMASQRMAAHNVLLWSQTQRVVLGVGLLIFALQFDYRWYKRLVYPILLGTVLLLTLVAIPGIGVVQNGARRWFSLGGLSFQPAEVAKLTAVIFMAYSVSKKAKRMGSFTIGFLPHLVIIGLMVGLLMLQPDFGSSVILISMMMLLLFVSGARFSYLLVMTLCGAGLAYVAISNSEYRMKRILAFLDPWSHRQDIGYQISESLIAIGASGLSGRGLGNGAGKLGYVPELWNDFIGTIIAEELGFIGVVVLLSLFIGMLWRGYRVAFNAVDPFGMYLAFGITSLFALQGMANLFVVTGMLPTKGLTLPFVSFGGTSMIISLFAIGIVLNISRNEEDTWERERDLRAARREERRWERKRRNILKRRDDLRS, from the coding sequence ATGTCGAGCGATCTTCTCTCCAACCTGACTCGCCGGGCGAGTGGCGAAAGCCGCGATAGCGTTGCCGGCCACAGCGAACGCCGCTGGGATATCTGGCTGCTCTTCTTCGTAGGGGCGCTGGTGACCTACGGGCTGGTGATGCTCTATTCGGCCAGCGCCGTGATGGCCAGTCAGCGCATGGCGGCGCACAACGTGCTCCTCTGGAGCCAGACCCAGCGTGTGGTGCTCGGGGTGGGGCTTTTGATCTTCGCGCTGCAATTCGACTACCGCTGGTACAAGCGCCTGGTCTACCCGATCCTGCTGGGCACGGTGCTCCTGCTGACCCTGGTAGCCATCCCGGGCATCGGGGTGGTGCAGAACGGCGCACGGCGCTGGTTTAGCCTGGGCGGGCTCTCCTTTCAGCCGGCCGAAGTGGCCAAGCTCACCGCCGTGATCTTTATGGCCTACTCGGTGAGCAAAAAAGCCAAACGAATGGGCTCGTTCACCATCGGGTTTTTGCCCCATCTGGTGATCATTGGACTTATGGTGGGGCTTTTGATGCTGCAGCCTGACTTCGGCAGCTCGGTGATCCTCATCAGCATGATGATGCTGCTGCTCTTTGTGAGCGGGGCGCGCTTCTCTTACCTGCTCGTGATGACCCTCTGCGGGGCGGGGCTGGCCTATGTGGCGATCAGCAACAGCGAGTATCGCATGAAGCGCATCCTGGCCTTCCTCGATCCGTGGAGCCACCGCCAGGACATCGGCTACCAGATCAGCGAGTCGCTCATCGCCATTGGCGCCAGCGGGCTCTCCGGCCGGGGGCTGGGGAACGGAGCCGGGAAGCTGGGCTATGTGCCCGAGCTCTGGAACGACTTCATCGGCACGATCATCGCCGAGGAGCTCGGTTTTATCGGCGTGGTGGTGTTGCTCTCGCTCTTTATCGGCATGCTCTGGCGCGGCTACCGGGTGGCGTTCAACGCGGTTGATCCTTTTGGCATGTACCTGGCGTTTGGCATCACTTCGCTCTTTGCCCTGCAGGGGATGGCCAATCTCTTTGTGGTCACCGGCATGTTGCCCACCAAAGGGCTCACCTTGCCCTTCGTGTCCTTCGGGGGCACCTCGATGATTATCAGCCTCTTTGCGATCGGCATCGTGCTCAACATCTCGCGCAATGAGGAAGATACCTGGGAGCGCGAGCGCGATCTTCGCGCCGCGCGCCGTGAAGAGCGCCGCTGGGAGCGCAAGCGCCGCAACATCCTCAAGCGCCGCGATGATCTTCGAAGCTAA
- a CDS encoding RNA methyltransferase, translating to MTSLTENVSVVLVEPQDDINIGNAVRASKNFGIEDLRLVNPAHADRDRIAISAPRAHETIDRMGRFETLDEALDDCVMTVGLTARARSAHWRVVEPEQAAAELIAEAAKGRRVAMLFGREDSGLPNSALDRCQAVVTIPTNPDYSSINLGQAVLLMAWEVSRAARKMQAGEVVAAPVSAPQNAWHSEFEPAPMAGLTRMFGQAEAALEAIEFVKGSSNDHIMRSLRSVFLRARLDTRELAIWHGIFKEIVAYMRRKGIEP from the coding sequence ATGACGAGTCTTACTGAGAACGTGTCCGTGGTGCTGGTGGAGCCCCAGGATGACATCAACATCGGCAACGCCGTGCGCGCCTCCAAGAACTTCGGCATCGAGGACCTGCGCCTGGTGAACCCGGCGCATGCCGATCGCGATCGCATTGCTATCAGCGCCCCGCGCGCCCACGAGACGATCGACCGCATGGGGCGTTTTGAGACGCTCGATGAGGCGCTCGATGATTGCGTGATGACCGTGGGGCTGACCGCCCGGGCGCGCTCGGCCCACTGGCGGGTGGTGGAGCCGGAGCAGGCCGCCGCCGAGCTCATCGCCGAGGCCGCAAAGGGCCGCCGCGTGGCGATGCTCTTTGGGAGGGAGGACAGCGGGCTTCCGAACAGCGCGCTCGATCGCTGCCAGGCGGTGGTCACGATCCCCACCAACCCGGATTACAGCTCGATTAACCTGGGCCAGGCGGTTTTATTGATGGCCTGGGAGGTGTCCCGCGCCGCCCGAAAGATGCAGGCCGGCGAGGTGGTTGCAGCGCCGGTGAGCGCCCCGCAGAACGCGTGGCACTCCGAATTTGAGCCGGCGCCGATGGCCGGGCTCACGCGGATGTTCGGTCAGGCCGAGGCGGCGCTCGAAGCCATTGAGTTTGTGAAGGGCAGCAGCAACGATCACATCATGCGCAGCCTGCGATCGGTGTTTCTGCGCGCCCGCCTCGATACCCGCGAGCTTGCGATCTGGCACGGGATCTTCAAAGAGATCGTGGCCTACATGCGCCGAAAGGGCATTGAGCCCTGA
- the murG gene encoding undecaprenyldiphospho-muramoylpentapeptide beta-N-acetylglucosaminyltransferase codes for MTSHSQTPPHLVIAGGGTGGHLFPGVAVAQAFERLAPGARVTFVGTERGIEARVIPKLGYDLELVDVVGLKGSGALGLARGLARLPRSGLQARGIVKRLAPTAVVSVGGYAAGPITLAAALSGVPAALMEQNAIPGLTNKLLSRVVDHAFLTFEESAEHLGGVSHSVPGNPVREELLTLARTFTYEPPAAAGPFRVLIIGGSGGAGSFNEHLPGWFKAMGALQSRLEVRHQAGRNRADAVRPRYEGFEGKVVVEEFIDDMAEAYRWCDLLICRAGATTIAEVLNLGLPAIYVPFPQAADDHQRFNARSVVEAGAGVMLDDSELGSERSVNLLAGLMRNPESLGRVAAAARRRGRPDAAETIASALLAMGRGELP; via the coding sequence ATGACATCTCATTCGCAGACCCCTCCTCATCTGGTGATCGCCGGAGGCGGCACCGGTGGTCACCTCTTTCCCGGGGTCGCCGTGGCCCAGGCGTTTGAGCGCCTCGCTCCCGGGGCGCGCGTCACCTTTGTGGGCACGGAGCGGGGCATTGAGGCTCGCGTCATCCCGAAGCTGGGCTACGATCTGGAGCTCGTCGATGTGGTGGGCCTTAAGGGCAGCGGGGCGCTGGGGCTTGCGCGAGGGCTCGCGCGCCTGCCTCGAAGCGGTCTTCAGGCCCGAGGCATCGTCAAGAGGTTGGCCCCCACTGCGGTGGTGAGCGTCGGGGGCTATGCGGCGGGGCCGATCACGCTGGCCGCCGCGCTCAGCGGTGTGCCCGCCGCGCTGATGGAACAAAACGCCATCCCGGGGCTCACCAACAAGCTCCTATCCCGGGTGGTAGACCACGCGTTTTTGACCTTTGAAGAGAGCGCCGAGCATCTCGGTGGCGTCTCGCACTCGGTGCCGGGAAATCCGGTGCGTGAAGAGCTGCTGACGCTGGCCCGCACCTTTACCTACGAGCCCCCGGCGGCTGCGGGGCCCTTTCGCGTCCTCATCATCGGCGGCAGCGGCGGGGCAGGGAGCTTCAACGAACACCTCCCCGGGTGGTTTAAGGCGATGGGGGCTCTGCAGTCGCGCCTTGAGGTGCGCCACCAGGCCGGTCGCAATCGCGCCGATGCGGTGCGCCCGCGCTACGAGGGCTTTGAGGGCAAGGTCGTGGTCGAAGAGTTCATCGATGATATGGCGGAAGCCTACCGCTGGTGCGATCTTCTGATCTGCCGGGCCGGCGCCACCACCATCGCCGAGGTTCTTAACCTGGGCCTCCCGGCGATCTACGTTCCCTTTCCCCAGGCCGCAGATGATCATCAGCGCTTCAACGCGCGCTCGGTGGTCGAGGCCGGCGCCGGCGTCATGCTCGACGACTCCGAGTTGGGATCCGAGCGATCCGTTAACCTGCTCGCCGGCCTGATGCGAAACCCCGAATCGCTCGGTCGCGTCGCTGCAGCGGCGCGCCGACGAGGACGTCCGGACGCCGCAGAGACCATCGCGAGCGCTTTGCTGGCCATGGGACGCGGTGAACTACCCTGA
- a CDS encoding cell division protein FtsQ/DivIB — MFQRRAHNRRKPSREQRAASRKETAWLWARRLGTSLAVIAVGLGLPYLVLQGYSHTMQSEYFQVNYLDVEGLNYLEERELLEAAERIAGENILNVDPRRIESAMSGLPFVRSVDVERRLPDRLRITIEEYEPAALIADEGIWLADTRGEVFLAMDSARSIEGLWDLPLVTGLTRADLVEDEARQRLLEALSVWELYHAMELDEQQPLSELHLDAALGLSLVTAETGTEIRLGWGRWQDRLSRLKVVQTSLIRRGMDAEYVLIDQERDLSRVTVGPRTEPWMREDAASTGSSP; from the coding sequence GTGTTTCAGAGACGTGCACATAATCGGCGAAAGCCGAGCCGGGAGCAGCGCGCTGCCAGCCGTAAAGAGACGGCATGGCTCTGGGCGCGTCGCCTGGGCACGTCGCTGGCGGTGATTGCCGTGGGCCTGGGGCTGCCCTACCTGGTGCTTCAGGGCTACAGCCACACCATGCAGAGCGAGTACTTCCAGGTGAACTACCTCGATGTTGAGGGGCTCAACTACCTGGAGGAGCGCGAACTTCTCGAAGCCGCCGAGCGCATCGCTGGCGAGAACATCCTCAACGTCGATCCGCGCCGCATTGAGAGCGCGATGAGCGGGCTTCCTTTCGTGCGCTCAGTCGATGTGGAGCGCCGCCTGCCCGACCGTCTGCGCATCACGATTGAAGAATACGAGCCCGCAGCCCTGATCGCCGATGAGGGGATCTGGCTTGCGGATACCCGTGGTGAGGTATTTCTGGCGATGGACAGCGCCCGTAGCATCGAGGGGCTCTGGGACCTTCCGCTGGTGACCGGGCTGACGCGTGCCGACCTCGTCGAAGATGAGGCCCGCCAGCGTCTGCTTGAGGCGCTCTCGGTGTGGGAGCTCTACCACGCGATGGAGCTCGATGAGCAGCAGCCCTTAAGCGAGCTGCACCTCGACGCGGCGCTGGGACTTTCCCTTGTGACCGCCGAGACGGGCACGGAGATTCGGTTGGGCTGGGGCCGCTGGCAAGATCGCCTCAGCCGATTGAAAGTCGTTCAGACCTCGCTGATTCGGCGAGGGATGGACGCGGAGTATGTGTTGATTGACCAGGAGCGCGACTTGAGTCGCGTGACTGTGGGGCCGCGCACCGAGCCATGGATGCGCGAGGACGCGGCCTCGACCGGATCGTCGCCATAG